The following proteins come from a genomic window of Acinetobacter baumannii:
- a CDS encoding KTSC domain-containing protein: MANTAVVTSWKYNATSRHLKIFYSDGSGDLYHPVPEFVYDNLLRSTDKAAFVHKYLEFNLHFTRLSLVIAS; this comes from the coding sequence ATGGCGAATACAGCGGTCGTCACTTCATGGAAATACAATGCGACATCGCGTCATTTAAAAATCTTTTATAGCGATGGCTCAGGAGATCTTTATCATCCTGTTCCTGAGTTTGTTTATGACAACTTATTGCGTTCAACCGATAAAGCCGCTTTTGTACACAAATACTTAGAATTTAATTTGCACTTTACCCGACTCTCTTTGGTGATTGCCTCATAA
- a CDS encoding O-methyltransferase: MPNTIFLQRVADLYDTFKQHDSQQSDRLQRYRNIEVESAQLISQLIRMQQAKSILEIGTSTGYSTLWLAEAAQATGGQVITVEIDAKRSAEAKRHVAELELSEIVQFWVGDAADYLKAAQEKFDFILLDAERDAYENYWPDLKRLMKPKGGVLVVDNVISHAAEVNRFIALIKKDPDYMSSILPVGAGLCLVVTK; the protein is encoded by the coding sequence TAAACAGCATGACTCACAGCAATCCGATCGTTTACAACGGTATCGTAATATAGAAGTAGAATCTGCTCAGCTAATTTCCCAGCTTATTCGTATGCAGCAAGCCAAGTCTATTTTGGAAATTGGCACTTCAACAGGCTATTCAACTTTGTGGCTTGCCGAAGCTGCCCAAGCGACTGGTGGGCAAGTCATTACAGTTGAAATTGATGCAAAGCGAAGTGCAGAGGCAAAACGTCATGTAGCTGAGTTAGAGCTCAGTGAAATTGTTCAATTTTGGGTAGGAGATGCAGCCGATTACTTAAAAGCAGCTCAGGAAAAATTTGATTTTATTTTGTTAGATGCTGAACGTGATGCATATGAAAATTATTGGCCAGATTTAAAACGCCTAATGAAGCCTAAAGGTGGGGTTTTAGTTGTCGATAATGTGATATCTCATGCGGCAGAAGTAAATCGATTTATAGCCTTAATTAAAAAAGATCCGGATTACATGAGTAGCATTTTGCCTGTCGGCGCAGGTTTGTGTTTAGTGGTCACAAAATAG